The proteins below are encoded in one region of Sulfolobus islandicus Y.N.15.51:
- a CDS encoding inositol-3-phosphate synthase — MIRVAIAGLGNCASMLIQGIEYYKSKGDNYYEGLITPIIGGYKITDIEIVAAFDVSKNKIGKDLAEAIFQPPNITPKIVNMEKKGVKVSAGPVLDGVAQHMTNVFNPTYDGTLEKALDELKASKTEILLNLLPVGSENATRTYANIALMARTAFINAIPVFIASDPSGYFPNKFKEKNLPLAGDDIKSQLGATIFHRSITSLFRLRGVKVEETYQLNVGGNTDFLNMKTEERLISKRISKTEAVTSTLDNGEVIKSEGKIRIGPSDYVPFLGNTKVAYIYVKGSAFAGMPIKVEASLEVDDKANCAAVLVDVIRAVKVALDRKIGGPLEKVSAFYFKHPPIQAKDDEEAYRWFKEFIEM; from the coding sequence ATGATTCGAGTAGCAATAGCTGGCTTAGGTAATTGCGCATCAATGTTAATTCAAGGAATAGAATATTATAAGTCAAAAGGCGATAATTATTATGAGGGATTAATTACTCCGATAATTGGGGGTTATAAAATTACCGATATAGAGATTGTAGCAGCATTCGACGTTTCAAAAAATAAAATAGGAAAGGATCTTGCAGAGGCCATATTTCAGCCTCCAAATATTACACCAAAGATAGTGAATATGGAGAAGAAAGGCGTAAAAGTAAGTGCGGGACCCGTTCTTGATGGTGTAGCCCAACATATGACTAACGTTTTTAATCCTACTTATGATGGCACATTGGAAAAAGCATTAGACGAATTAAAAGCTAGCAAAACAGAAATTCTACTTAATTTATTGCCTGTTGGAAGTGAAAATGCGACGAGGACATATGCAAATATAGCACTAATGGCAAGGACTGCGTTTATAAACGCAATACCCGTGTTTATTGCTAGTGATCCTTCAGGTTACTTTCCTAATAAATTCAAAGAGAAAAACTTGCCATTAGCAGGTGATGATATTAAGAGTCAATTAGGGGCTACCATATTCCATAGGTCAATTACTTCACTCTTCAGACTGAGAGGGGTAAAAGTTGAGGAAACTTATCAATTAAACGTGGGCGGGAATACAGACTTTCTGAACATGAAGACAGAAGAAAGGCTAATATCTAAAAGAATAAGCAAAACAGAAGCAGTAACTAGCACACTAGATAACGGAGAGGTGATAAAAAGCGAGGGAAAAATAAGGATAGGGCCTAGCGATTATGTGCCATTTTTAGGAAATACGAAAGTAGCCTACATTTACGTAAAAGGAAGTGCGTTTGCAGGTATGCCAATTAAAGTAGAAGCTTCCTTAGAGGTTGATGATAAAGCTAACTGTGCCGCAGTATTAGTAGATGTTATAAGGGCAGTTAAGGTTGCCTTGGATAGAAAGATAGGTGGTCCACTTGAAAAAGTATCTGCATTTTACTTTAAACACCCACCAATTCAGGCTAAAGACGACGAAGAAGCCTATAGATGGTTTAAAGAGTTCATTGAAATGTGA
- a CDS encoding acylphosphatase, whose translation MLKRMYARVYGLVQGVGFRKFVQIHAIRLGIKGYAKNLPDGSVEVVAEGYEEALSKLLERIKQGPPAAEVEKVDFSFSEYKGEFEDFETY comes from the coding sequence ATGCTAAAGCGCATGTACGCTCGCGTGTATGGGCTAGTGCAAGGTGTTGGTTTTAGAAAATTTGTCCAAATTCACGCTATAAGGTTAGGTATAAAGGGATATGCTAAGAATTTACCCGATGGTTCGGTAGAAGTGGTTGCAGAAGGTTATGAGGAAGCGTTAAGTAAATTATTGGAACGTATTAAGCAAGGTCCACCAGCAGCTGAAGTAGAGAAGGTAGATTTCTCGTTTAGTGAATATAAGGGAGAATTTGAGGATTTCGAAACATACTAA
- the ppsA gene encoding pyruvate, water dikinase has product MGSFLLVEAISSEEDLILDVSQVTKDMVQLAGGKGANLGELTSIGVRVPPAFVLTSKAFKYFLEYNNLFDKIRETLNSCETSEEASEKIKQLIKNAKIPEKLSSMIYQAYDELSKKVGKEILVAVRSSATAEDIETVSFAGQQDTYLNVTKDELIDRIKDVWASLYNARAIEYRKSKGIDDLSVLIAVVVQKMVNSRSAGVMFTLHPVTGDEKYIMIESNWGLGESVVGGKVTPDEVLIEKSTLRIAEKKVSNKNIKIVYDKQLKKNVTITLDEKESRAMSITDEEAIELAKLALKIEEHYKRPMDIEWAIDNDLSFPENIFIVQARPETFWSSKRKETKSAVEKSSASVSGKVLVRGLAASPGIAFGKAKIILDIKDPKIHEFKKGDILVTKMTDPDWVPLMKIAGAIITDEGGMTSHAAIVSRELGIPAIVGSREATKVIQDNQEITVDAIRGIVYEGKVIQATETVSQQAQPSTGIQGISREVLLSLYPVTATKIYMNLGEPDVIDKYLDLPFDGIGLMRIEFIVSEWVRYHPLYLIKIGNAELLVDKLAEGIAKVASAIYPRPVVVRFSDFKTNEYKKLIGGEEFEPDERNPMIGWRGVSRYVSKEYEPAFRLEVKAIRKVREEMGLKNVWVMFPFVRTTWELENAIKIMEEEGLRRDSDFKVWIMAEVPSVVVLAEEFAKIVDGFSIGSNDLAQLTLGVDRDSELLARMGYYDERDPAVLESIRKLIRAAHKYGKTVSICGQAPSVYPAVVEYLVKAGIDSISVNPDAVINVRRQVASIEQQIILRNLMEKRKNK; this is encoded by the coding sequence TTGGGGAGTTTCCTTTTGGTTGAGGCAATTAGTAGTGAAGAAGACCTCATTCTCGACGTAAGTCAAGTCACTAAGGATATGGTACAATTAGCTGGAGGCAAAGGCGCAAACCTTGGGGAGTTAACGAGCATTGGAGTTAGAGTACCTCCAGCCTTTGTACTTACTTCTAAAGCTTTTAAATATTTTCTTGAATACAACAACCTTTTTGACAAAATTAGAGAGACTTTAAATAGTTGTGAAACCTCCGAGGAGGCTAGTGAAAAAATAAAACAATTGATAAAGAATGCTAAGATTCCAGAGAAATTGAGTAGCATGATATATCAGGCCTATGATGAATTAAGTAAAAAAGTTGGAAAAGAAATCTTAGTAGCTGTAAGGTCTTCAGCTACTGCAGAGGACATTGAGACGGTCAGTTTTGCTGGACAGCAAGATACTTACCTTAATGTTACTAAGGACGAACTTATTGATAGAATTAAGGATGTATGGGCTAGTCTCTATAACGCAAGGGCTATAGAATATAGAAAGAGTAAAGGTATAGATGACTTATCAGTACTTATAGCTGTAGTTGTTCAAAAAATGGTTAATTCAAGATCTGCTGGAGTAATGTTTACTCTACATCCAGTTACTGGAGATGAAAAGTATATCATGATAGAATCTAATTGGGGTTTAGGAGAAAGTGTAGTTGGCGGTAAGGTCACCCCAGATGAGGTTTTAATAGAAAAGTCTACCTTAAGAATTGCAGAAAAAAAGGTTTCTAATAAGAATATTAAAATCGTATATGATAAACAACTTAAGAAGAACGTTACCATTACCTTAGATGAAAAGGAATCTAGAGCAATGAGTATAACAGACGAAGAGGCAATAGAACTAGCAAAACTAGCACTTAAGATTGAAGAGCATTACAAGAGGCCAATGGATATTGAGTGGGCTATCGATAATGATCTAAGTTTCCCTGAGAATATCTTCATAGTTCAAGCTAGGCCGGAAACTTTCTGGTCTTCTAAAAGGAAAGAAACTAAGAGTGCTGTGGAAAAGAGTTCTGCTTCTGTAAGTGGCAAAGTATTAGTTAGGGGGCTTGCAGCTTCTCCGGGTATAGCTTTTGGTAAGGCAAAAATTATACTCGACATTAAAGATCCTAAAATTCATGAGTTTAAGAAGGGTGACATCTTAGTTACGAAAATGACAGATCCGGATTGGGTACCGTTAATGAAGATAGCTGGGGCAATAATAACAGATGAGGGAGGAATGACGAGTCATGCTGCTATTGTATCCAGAGAGCTGGGAATTCCAGCTATAGTTGGTAGTAGAGAAGCAACTAAGGTAATACAAGATAATCAAGAGATCACTGTAGATGCAATTAGGGGTATTGTGTATGAGGGTAAGGTAATTCAAGCAACTGAGACTGTATCTCAACAAGCTCAACCATCAACTGGAATTCAAGGAATAAGTAGGGAAGTCCTATTGAGTCTTTATCCAGTTACTGCAACTAAAATCTACATGAACTTGGGTGAACCTGACGTTATAGACAAGTATTTGGATCTTCCCTTTGATGGAATAGGCCTTATGAGAATTGAGTTTATTGTAAGTGAGTGGGTTAGGTATCATCCACTTTATCTAATAAAAATAGGTAATGCAGAATTACTTGTGGATAAGTTAGCTGAGGGTATAGCCAAAGTAGCAAGTGCAATATATCCTAGGCCAGTTGTTGTCAGATTTTCAGATTTCAAAACTAATGAATATAAGAAATTGATTGGTGGAGAGGAGTTTGAACCAGATGAGAGGAATCCAATGATAGGTTGGAGAGGAGTATCCAGATATGTAAGCAAAGAGTACGAACCAGCATTTAGGCTAGAGGTTAAGGCTATACGCAAAGTTAGGGAGGAGATGGGACTTAAGAACGTATGGGTAATGTTTCCCTTTGTCAGAACTACATGGGAACTAGAAAATGCAATAAAAATAATGGAGGAGGAAGGTTTAAGAAGAGATTCAGATTTCAAGGTATGGATAATGGCAGAAGTCCCCTCAGTTGTTGTTCTTGCAGAGGAGTTTGCGAAGATAGTTGATGGATTCAGCATAGGTAGTAACGATTTAGCACAATTAACTTTAGGTGTTGACAGGGATTCCGAGTTACTAGCGAGGATGGGATATTATGATGAGAGAGATCCAGCTGTTTTGGAGTCCATAAGAAAGCTAATCAGAGCTGCTCATAAGTATGGCAAAACTGTCTCAATATGCGGACAAGCACCTAGTGTTTATCCAGCAGTTGTTGAATATTTGGTCAAAGCTGGAATAGATAGTATTAGTGTAAATCCAGATGCAGTTATTAATGTTAGGAGGCAAGTAGCTTCTATCGAGCAACAAATTATACTTAGAAACCTTATGGAAAAAAGGAAGAACAAGTAG